A stretch of Clostridium formicaceticum DNA encodes these proteins:
- the orr gene encoding ornithine racemase Orr — translation MNPRIDIDYNKLKHNAATIVGQCRKQGIHIVAVTKGFCAIPQIAQAIFEGGVKYFGDSRLENLIKLKDFPIEKILLRLPMISQAEAVVKHADISLNSEIETIKVLNQYAKKSNKLHKIVLMIDLGDLREGIFDEEEIDAVCDLLKELTNIKVVGIGTNLTCFGGVIPEEKNLTRLVDLGRHIEEALDIQLEMISGGNSSSFYLLEKGGLVKEINQLRLGEAILLGTESAYGENIQGVHQDVFTLVAEIIEIKEKPSMPIGKIGRDAFGNVPVFVDQGIRKRAILAIGKQDLATHKIYPTDSSIKIIGSSSDHLIVDITDVSKALKIGDELRFHVGYGAMLALMTSEYVYKKVIR, via the coding sequence ATGAATCCAAGGATAGATATTGATTACAATAAACTAAAGCACAATGCTGCTACAATCGTGGGCCAATGTAGGAAACAGGGTATCCATATTGTAGCAGTTACTAAAGGATTTTGTGCTATCCCCCAAATAGCCCAGGCAATTTTCGAAGGCGGTGTAAAGTATTTTGGGGATTCTAGATTAGAAAATCTAATAAAGCTTAAAGACTTTCCCATAGAAAAAATATTGTTAAGGCTTCCCATGATTAGTCAAGCAGAGGCAGTAGTAAAACATGCAGACATTAGTCTAAATTCTGAGATAGAAACAATCAAGGTTCTCAACCAGTACGCCAAAAAATCTAATAAGCTTCATAAAATTGTACTCATGATAGACCTTGGGGATTTGAGAGAGGGAATCTTTGATGAAGAAGAAATTGACGCTGTTTGTGATTTGTTGAAAGAACTGACCAATATCAAAGTAGTAGGAATAGGAACAAATCTAACGTGCTTTGGCGGCGTAATTCCAGAGGAAAAAAATTTAACCCGCTTAGTAGATTTAGGAAGACACATTGAAGAAGCTTTAGATATTCAATTAGAGATGATTAGCGGCGGCAACTCCAGTAGTTTTTATTTGCTGGAGAAGGGAGGGCTGGTGAAGGAAATTAATCAACTGCGTTTGGGAGAGGCAATTCTATTAGGGACAGAAAGTGCCTATGGCGAAAACATTCAAGGGGTACATCAGGATGTATTTACACTAGTAGCTGAGATTATAGAAATAAAAGAAAAACCTTCTATGCCTATTGGTAAAATTGGAAGAGATGCCTTTGGAAATGTGCCTGTTTTTGTAGATCAAGGCATAAGAAAAAGAGCGATACTGGCCATAGGGAAGCAGGATTTAGCAACCCACAAAATATATCCAACAGATTCCTCCATTAAAATTATAGGTAGCAGCAGCGATCATTTGATTGTTGATATTACTGATGTTTCTAAAGCACTAAAAATAGGAGATGAATTAAGATTTCATGTAGGTTATGGAGCAATGTTGGCTTTGATGACCAGCGAATATGTGTATAAAAAGGTTATAAGATAA